The following are from one region of the Siniperca chuatsi isolate FFG_IHB_CAS linkage group LG13, ASM2008510v1, whole genome shotgun sequence genome:
- the mier1b gene encoding mesoderm induction early response protein 1b isoform X3, producing the protein MLVHDFDDERTLEEEEMLEASDETNANEIEDLAREGEMPIHELLNLYGYGGGSPADEDEEEEEEPEEEEDDEEEDEEEDLDNDESSRSTGELKRNEGERVKNSSGQGDEAQVTSEGRTRPVRSLGTAELIRPQKLKYFESNNDAEEESDEDEDYVPSEDWKKEIMVGSMYQAETPVGLCKYKDNERVYENDDQLLWNPECLPEGKVVEFLTEASRRTGEEKGVDAIPEGSHIKDNEQALYELVKCDFDTEEALRRLRFNVKAAREELSVWTEEECRNFEQGLKAYGKDFHLIQANKVRTRSVGECVAFYYMWKKSERYDFFAQQTRLGKRKYNLHPGVTDYMDRLLDETESATSSRAASPPPTTSSSSASHSEREDSSSQNGIASHNSSHPVDGAPLPSVNQVKPESVQSNGPSHPLVEAPPPISDNNSNGCSQPSALSHDQNGSLEPLLDHRDTAIAHERPAKRCRTEAEPLGQSEVEPSRTQQN; encoded by the exons ATGCTTGTCCATGACTTTGATGATGAACGCAccctggaggaagaggaaatgtTGGAGGCATCAGATGAGACCAATGCCAATGAGATTGAAGATCTTGCACGG GAAGGAGAGATGCCCATTCACGAGCTGCTGAATCTGTATGGTTATGGGGGCGGTTCACCAGcagatgaggatgaagaggaggaggaagaaccagaggaagaagaggatgacgaggaagaggatgaggaagaggaccTAGACAATGATGAAAGCAGCAGAAGCACTGGCGAGTTGAAGAGAAATGAG GGTGAGCGTGTTAAGAACTCATCAGGACAGGGGGATGAGGCCCAGGTAACCTCTGAAGGTCGCACACGCCCAGTCAGGTCCCTTGGCACAGCAGAACTTATTCGCCCCCAAAAACTCAAGTACTTTGAAA GTAATAATGATGCAGAGGAGGAGTCAGATGAAGATGAGGACTATGTTCCATCTGAAGACTGGAAAAAG GAAATCATGGTGGGTTCCATGTATCAGGCAGAAACCCCTGTTGGCCTGTGTAAATATAAAGACAATGAAAGAG TTTATGAAAATGATGACCAGTTGTTGTGGAACCCTGAGTGTCTTCCTGAAGGCAAAGTGGTGGAGTTCTTGACAGAGGCATCAAGGCGGAcgggagaggagaagggagtGGATGCAATCCCAGAGGGATCCCATATCAAAGACAATGAACAG GCATTGTATGAACTGGTGAAATGTGACTTCGACACAGAGGAAGCTTTAAGAAGACTTAGgtttaatgtaaaagcagcCAGAG AGGAGCTATCTGTCTGGACTGAAGAGGAATGTAGAAATTTTGAGCAAGGACTAAAAGCTTATGGGAAAGACTTTCATTTAATACAGGCCAACAAG GTGAGAACTAGGTCTGTAGGAGAATGTGTGGCCTTTTATTACATGTGGAAGAAGTCTGAGCGTTATGATTTCTTTGCACAGCAAACCAGACTTGGGAAAAGGAAATACAACCTTCACCCTGGTGTCAC AGACTACATGGACAGATTACTGGACGAGACGGAGAGCGCGACGTCCAGTAGGGCGGCGTCTCCTCCTCCCaccacctccagcagcagcgCCAGCCACTCGGAGAGGGAAGACAGCAGCAGTCAGAACG GTATTGCAAGCCACAACTCAAGCCACCCAGTGGATGGCGCTCCGCTGCCCTCAGTGAATCAAGTCAAACCTGAGTCAGTTCAGTCCAACGGTCCCTCCCATCCATTAGTGGAAGCTCCTCCTCCCATTTCAGACAACAACTCCAACGGCTGCAGCCAACCCAGTGCACTCAGCCACGACCAAAATGGTTCTCTGGAGCCTCTGCTGGACCACAGAGACACGGCAATAGCACATGAAAGGCCGGCCAAGAGATGCAGGACGGAGGCAGAGCCGCTGGGCCAAAGTGAGGTGGAACCATCCAGaacacagcagaactga
- the mier1b gene encoding mesoderm induction early response protein 1b isoform X1: MAEPSLGNSSPGGSAGSDDHDFDPSADMLVHDFDDERTLEEEEMLEASDETNANEIEDLAREGEMPIHELLNLYGYGGGSPADEDEEEEEEPEEEEDDEEEDEEEDLDNDESSRSTGELKRNEGERVKNSSGQGDEAQVTSEGRTRPVRSLGTAELIRPQKLKYFESNNDAEEESDEDEDYVPSEDWKKEIMVGSMYQAETPVGLCKYKDNERVYENDDQLLWNPECLPEGKVVEFLTEASRRTGEEKGVDAIPEGSHIKDNEQALYELVKCDFDTEEALRRLRFNVKAAREELSVWTEEECRNFEQGLKAYGKDFHLIQANKVRTRSVGECVAFYYMWKKSERYDFFAQQTRLGKRKYNLHPGVTDYMDRLLDETESATSSRAASPPPTTSSSSASHSEREDSSSQNGIASHNSSHPVDGAPLPSVNQVKPESVQSNGPSHPLVEAPPPISDNNSNGCSQPSALSHDQNGSLEPLLDHRDTAIAHERPAKRCRTEAEPLGQSEVEPSRTQQN, translated from the exons ATGGCGGAG CCCTCCCTCGGGAATTCGAGCCCAG GAGGTTCAGCAGGTTCCGATGACCATGATTTCGACCCATCGGCAGACATGCTTGTCCATGACTTTGATGATGAACGCAccctggaggaagaggaaatgtTGGAGGCATCAGATGAGACCAATGCCAATGAGATTGAAGATCTTGCACGG GAAGGAGAGATGCCCATTCACGAGCTGCTGAATCTGTATGGTTATGGGGGCGGTTCACCAGcagatgaggatgaagaggaggaggaagaaccagaggaagaagaggatgacgaggaagaggatgaggaagaggaccTAGACAATGATGAAAGCAGCAGAAGCACTGGCGAGTTGAAGAGAAATGAG GGTGAGCGTGTTAAGAACTCATCAGGACAGGGGGATGAGGCCCAGGTAACCTCTGAAGGTCGCACACGCCCAGTCAGGTCCCTTGGCACAGCAGAACTTATTCGCCCCCAAAAACTCAAGTACTTTGAAA GTAATAATGATGCAGAGGAGGAGTCAGATGAAGATGAGGACTATGTTCCATCTGAAGACTGGAAAAAG GAAATCATGGTGGGTTCCATGTATCAGGCAGAAACCCCTGTTGGCCTGTGTAAATATAAAGACAATGAAAGAG TTTATGAAAATGATGACCAGTTGTTGTGGAACCCTGAGTGTCTTCCTGAAGGCAAAGTGGTGGAGTTCTTGACAGAGGCATCAAGGCGGAcgggagaggagaagggagtGGATGCAATCCCAGAGGGATCCCATATCAAAGACAATGAACAG GCATTGTATGAACTGGTGAAATGTGACTTCGACACAGAGGAAGCTTTAAGAAGACTTAGgtttaatgtaaaagcagcCAGAG AGGAGCTATCTGTCTGGACTGAAGAGGAATGTAGAAATTTTGAGCAAGGACTAAAAGCTTATGGGAAAGACTTTCATTTAATACAGGCCAACAAG GTGAGAACTAGGTCTGTAGGAGAATGTGTGGCCTTTTATTACATGTGGAAGAAGTCTGAGCGTTATGATTTCTTTGCACAGCAAACCAGACTTGGGAAAAGGAAATACAACCTTCACCCTGGTGTCAC AGACTACATGGACAGATTACTGGACGAGACGGAGAGCGCGACGTCCAGTAGGGCGGCGTCTCCTCCTCCCaccacctccagcagcagcgCCAGCCACTCGGAGAGGGAAGACAGCAGCAGTCAGAACG GTATTGCAAGCCACAACTCAAGCCACCCAGTGGATGGCGCTCCGCTGCCCTCAGTGAATCAAGTCAAACCTGAGTCAGTTCAGTCCAACGGTCCCTCCCATCCATTAGTGGAAGCTCCTCCTCCCATTTCAGACAACAACTCCAACGGCTGCAGCCAACCCAGTGCACTCAGCCACGACCAAAATGGTTCTCTGGAGCCTCTGCTGGACCACAGAGACACGGCAATAGCACATGAAAGGCCGGCCAAGAGATGCAGGACGGAGGCAGAGCCGCTGGGCCAAAGTGAGGTGGAACCATCCAGaacacagcagaactga
- the mier1b gene encoding mesoderm induction early response protein 1b isoform X2 yields MLVHDFDDERTLEEEEMLEASDETNANEIEDLAREGEMPIHELLNLYGYGGGSPADEDEEEEEEPEEEEDDEEEDEEEDLDNDESSRSTGELKRNEGERVKNSSGQGDEAQVTSEGRTRPVRSLGTAELIRPQKLKYFESNNDAEEESDEDEDYVPSEDWKKEIMVGSMYQAETPVGLCKYKDNERVYENDDQLLWNPECLPEGKVVEFLTEASRRTGEEKGVDAIPEGSHIKDNEQALYELVKCDFDTEEALRRLRFNVKAAREELSVWTEEECRNFEQGLKAYGKDFHLIQANKQTRLGKRKYNLHPGVTDYMDRLLDETESATSSRAASPPPTTSSSSASHSEREDSSSQNGIASHNSSHPVDGAPLPSVNQVKPESVQSNGPSHPLVEAPPPISDNNSNGCSQPSALSHDQNGSLEPLLDHRDTAIAHERPAKRCRTEAEPLGQSEVEPSRTQQN; encoded by the exons ATGCTTGTCCATGACTTTGATGATGAACGCAccctggaggaagaggaaatgtTGGAGGCATCAGATGAGACCAATGCCAATGAGATTGAAGATCTTGCACGG GAAGGAGAGATGCCCATTCACGAGCTGCTGAATCTGTATGGTTATGGGGGCGGTTCACCAGcagatgaggatgaagaggaggaggaagaaccagaggaagaagaggatgacgaggaagaggatgaggaagaggaccTAGACAATGATGAAAGCAGCAGAAGCACTGGCGAGTTGAAGAGAAATGAG GGTGAGCGTGTTAAGAACTCATCAGGACAGGGGGATGAGGCCCAGGTAACCTCTGAAGGTCGCACACGCCCAGTCAGGTCCCTTGGCACAGCAGAACTTATTCGCCCCCAAAAACTCAAGTACTTTGAAA GTAATAATGATGCAGAGGAGGAGTCAGATGAAGATGAGGACTATGTTCCATCTGAAGACTGGAAAAAG GAAATCATGGTGGGTTCCATGTATCAGGCAGAAACCCCTGTTGGCCTGTGTAAATATAAAGACAATGAAAGAG TTTATGAAAATGATGACCAGTTGTTGTGGAACCCTGAGTGTCTTCCTGAAGGCAAAGTGGTGGAGTTCTTGACAGAGGCATCAAGGCGGAcgggagaggagaagggagtGGATGCAATCCCAGAGGGATCCCATATCAAAGACAATGAACAG GCATTGTATGAACTGGTGAAATGTGACTTCGACACAGAGGAAGCTTTAAGAAGACTTAGgtttaatgtaaaagcagcCAGAG AGGAGCTATCTGTCTGGACTGAAGAGGAATGTAGAAATTTTGAGCAAGGACTAAAAGCTTATGGGAAAGACTTTCATTTAATACAGGCCAACAAG CAAACCAGACTTGGGAAAAGGAAATACAACCTTCACCCTGGTGTCAC AGACTACATGGACAGATTACTGGACGAGACGGAGAGCGCGACGTCCAGTAGGGCGGCGTCTCCTCCTCCCaccacctccagcagcagcgCCAGCCACTCGGAGAGGGAAGACAGCAGCAGTCAGAACG GTATTGCAAGCCACAACTCAAGCCACCCAGTGGATGGCGCTCCGCTGCCCTCAGTGAATCAAGTCAAACCTGAGTCAGTTCAGTCCAACGGTCCCTCCCATCCATTAGTGGAAGCTCCTCCTCCCATTTCAGACAACAACTCCAACGGCTGCAGCCAACCCAGTGCACTCAGCCACGACCAAAATGGTTCTCTGGAGCCTCTGCTGGACCACAGAGACACGGCAATAGCACATGAAAGGCCGGCCAAGAGATGCAGGACGGAGGCAGAGCCGCTGGGCCAAAGTGAGGTGGAACCATCCAGaacacagcagaactga
- the mier1b gene encoding mesoderm induction early response protein 1b isoform X4, translating into MLVHDFDDERTLEEEEMLEASDETNANEIEDLAREGEMPIHELLNLYGYGGGSPADEDEEEEEEPEEEEDDEEEDEEEDLDNDESSRSTGELKRNEGERVKNSSGQGDEAQVTSEGRTRPVRSLGTAELIRPQKLKYFESNNDAEEESDEDEDYVPSEDWKKEIMVGSMYQAETPVGLCKYKDNERVYENDDQLLWNPECLPEGKVVEFLTEASRRTGEEKGVDAIPEGSHIKDNEQALYELVKCDFDTEEALRRLRFNVKAAREELSVWTEEECRNFEQGLKAYGKDFHLIQANKVRTRSVGECVAFYYMWKKSERYDFFAQQTRLGKRKYNLHPGVTDYMDRLLDETESATSSRAASPPPTTSSSSASHSEREDSSSQNDHTSKSHTPPSLLVSSKSRRMKSVRNSRYCKPQLKPPSGWRSAALSESSQT; encoded by the exons ATGCTTGTCCATGACTTTGATGATGAACGCAccctggaggaagaggaaatgtTGGAGGCATCAGATGAGACCAATGCCAATGAGATTGAAGATCTTGCACGG GAAGGAGAGATGCCCATTCACGAGCTGCTGAATCTGTATGGTTATGGGGGCGGTTCACCAGcagatgaggatgaagaggaggaggaagaaccagaggaagaagaggatgacgaggaagaggatgaggaagaggaccTAGACAATGATGAAAGCAGCAGAAGCACTGGCGAGTTGAAGAGAAATGAG GGTGAGCGTGTTAAGAACTCATCAGGACAGGGGGATGAGGCCCAGGTAACCTCTGAAGGTCGCACACGCCCAGTCAGGTCCCTTGGCACAGCAGAACTTATTCGCCCCCAAAAACTCAAGTACTTTGAAA GTAATAATGATGCAGAGGAGGAGTCAGATGAAGATGAGGACTATGTTCCATCTGAAGACTGGAAAAAG GAAATCATGGTGGGTTCCATGTATCAGGCAGAAACCCCTGTTGGCCTGTGTAAATATAAAGACAATGAAAGAG TTTATGAAAATGATGACCAGTTGTTGTGGAACCCTGAGTGTCTTCCTGAAGGCAAAGTGGTGGAGTTCTTGACAGAGGCATCAAGGCGGAcgggagaggagaagggagtGGATGCAATCCCAGAGGGATCCCATATCAAAGACAATGAACAG GCATTGTATGAACTGGTGAAATGTGACTTCGACACAGAGGAAGCTTTAAGAAGACTTAGgtttaatgtaaaagcagcCAGAG AGGAGCTATCTGTCTGGACTGAAGAGGAATGTAGAAATTTTGAGCAAGGACTAAAAGCTTATGGGAAAGACTTTCATTTAATACAGGCCAACAAG GTGAGAACTAGGTCTGTAGGAGAATGTGTGGCCTTTTATTACATGTGGAAGAAGTCTGAGCGTTATGATTTCTTTGCACAGCAAACCAGACTTGGGAAAAGGAAATACAACCTTCACCCTGGTGTCAC AGACTACATGGACAGATTACTGGACGAGACGGAGAGCGCGACGTCCAGTAGGGCGGCGTCTCCTCCTCCCaccacctccagcagcagcgCCAGCCACTCGGAGAGGGAAGACAGCAGCAGTCAGAACG ATCATACCTCTAAAAGTCACACACCCCCTTCCCTATTGGTTTCTTCCAAAAGTCGCAGGATGAAATCGGTTCGCAACAGCAG GTATTGCAAGCCACAACTCAAGCCACCCAGTGGATGGCGCTCCGCTGCCCTCAGTGAATCAAGTCAAACCTGA
- the mier1b gene encoding mesoderm induction early response protein 1b isoform X5: MLVHDFDDERTLEEEEMLEASDETNANEIEDLAREGEMPIHELLNLYGYGGGSPADEDEEEEEEPEEEEDDEEEDEEEDLDNDESSRSTGELKRNEGERVKNSSGQGDEAQVTSEGRTRPVRSLGTAELIRPQKLKYFESNNDAEEESDEDEDYVPSEDWKKEIMVGSMYQAETPVGLCKYKDNERVYENDDQLLWNPECLPEGKVVEFLTEASRRTGEEKGVDAIPEGSHIKDNEQALYELVKCDFDTEEALRRLRFNVKAAREELSVWTEEECRNFEQGLKAYGKDFHLIQANKQTRLGKRKYNLHPGVTDYMDRLLDETESATSSRAASPPPTTSSSSASHSEREDSSSQNDHTSKSHTPPSLLVSSKSRRMKSVRNSRYCKPQLKPPSGWRSAALSESSQT; this comes from the exons ATGCTTGTCCATGACTTTGATGATGAACGCAccctggaggaagaggaaatgtTGGAGGCATCAGATGAGACCAATGCCAATGAGATTGAAGATCTTGCACGG GAAGGAGAGATGCCCATTCACGAGCTGCTGAATCTGTATGGTTATGGGGGCGGTTCACCAGcagatgaggatgaagaggaggaggaagaaccagaggaagaagaggatgacgaggaagaggatgaggaagaggaccTAGACAATGATGAAAGCAGCAGAAGCACTGGCGAGTTGAAGAGAAATGAG GGTGAGCGTGTTAAGAACTCATCAGGACAGGGGGATGAGGCCCAGGTAACCTCTGAAGGTCGCACACGCCCAGTCAGGTCCCTTGGCACAGCAGAACTTATTCGCCCCCAAAAACTCAAGTACTTTGAAA GTAATAATGATGCAGAGGAGGAGTCAGATGAAGATGAGGACTATGTTCCATCTGAAGACTGGAAAAAG GAAATCATGGTGGGTTCCATGTATCAGGCAGAAACCCCTGTTGGCCTGTGTAAATATAAAGACAATGAAAGAG TTTATGAAAATGATGACCAGTTGTTGTGGAACCCTGAGTGTCTTCCTGAAGGCAAAGTGGTGGAGTTCTTGACAGAGGCATCAAGGCGGAcgggagaggagaagggagtGGATGCAATCCCAGAGGGATCCCATATCAAAGACAATGAACAG GCATTGTATGAACTGGTGAAATGTGACTTCGACACAGAGGAAGCTTTAAGAAGACTTAGgtttaatgtaaaagcagcCAGAG AGGAGCTATCTGTCTGGACTGAAGAGGAATGTAGAAATTTTGAGCAAGGACTAAAAGCTTATGGGAAAGACTTTCATTTAATACAGGCCAACAAG CAAACCAGACTTGGGAAAAGGAAATACAACCTTCACCCTGGTGTCAC AGACTACATGGACAGATTACTGGACGAGACGGAGAGCGCGACGTCCAGTAGGGCGGCGTCTCCTCCTCCCaccacctccagcagcagcgCCAGCCACTCGGAGAGGGAAGACAGCAGCAGTCAGAACG ATCATACCTCTAAAAGTCACACACCCCCTTCCCTATTGGTTTCTTCCAAAAGTCGCAGGATGAAATCGGTTCGCAACAGCAG GTATTGCAAGCCACAACTCAAGCCACCCAGTGGATGGCGCTCCGCTGCCCTCAGTGAATCAAGTCAAACCTGA
- the LOC122887528 gene encoding relaxin-3-like → MLHKRVDRDRRFLRRTNMRSLPLLVMLLCMLCVAQVQTQDSTNTLRLCGRAFLRAVVYTCGGSRWRRLMGEEETLQNSSREPKLKMTDVPAIDRHWRDQNQAIISVCCQLGCRRSDLSMLC, encoded by the exons ATGCTACATAAAAGGGTTGATCGGGACAGACGTTTTCTGAGAAGAACCAACATGAGATCCTTACCCCTGCTTGTGATGCTGCTGTGCATGTTGTGTGTAGCACAGGTTCAGACACAGGatagcacaaacacactgaggcTGTGTGGCCGGGCGTTTCTGCGGGCAGTGGTGTACACCTGTGGAGGATCCAGGTGGAGAAGACTGATGGGAGAAGAGGAGACTTTGCAAAACA GTAGCAGGGAGCCAAAACTGAAGATGACAGATGTGCCAGCGATAGACCGTCATTGGCGGGACCAAAACCAGGCAATAATATCAGTGTGCTGTCAACTCGGCTGTCGAAGGAGTGACCTCTCCATGCTCTGCTAG
- the dynlt5 gene encoding dynein light chain Tctex-type 5, which yields MSDLLKDKSQRREKRTGKALSEGSHGVRGKETTGRPKDSISTASCIEELGHHDDNARMAITMENTYQMGPYKRFPVPAVTDILKDVLTSYLQEETYEVEWSQKMTKTICEVIRARVKDLMIPRYKIVVLVHIGQLTGQSMQISSRCLWDASNDTFASYSFKNSSLFGVATVYAVYFE from the exons ATGTCTGATCTACTTAAAGACAAATCtcaaagaagagagaagaggacaggCAAGGCGCTCTCAGAGGGAAGCCATGGAGTCAGAGGCAAAGAAACAACTGGCAGACCTAAGGA CTCTATAAGTACTGCGTCGTGTATAGAGGAACTTGGACACCATGATGACAATGCTCGGATGGCCATAACAATGGAGAACACCTATCAGATGG GACCATACAAACGCTTCCCTGTTCCTGCTGTCACAGACATACTGAAAGATGTACTTACCAGCTACCTCCAAGAGGAGACATATGAAGTAGAGTGGTctcaaaaaatgacaaaaacaatatgtgag GTGATAAGAGCCCGTGTGAAAGACCTCATGATTCCCCGGTATAAGATTGTCGTCCTGGTCCACATCGGCCAGCTCACTGGGCAGAGCATGCAAATCAGCAGCCGCTGTCTGTGGGATGCATCTAATGACACTTTCGCCTCTTACTCCTTCAAGAACAGCTCTCTGTTTGGCGTGGCAACTGTCTACGCTGTTTACTTTGAGTGA